One window of the Xiphias gladius isolate SHS-SW01 ecotype Sanya breed wild chromosome 11, ASM1685928v1, whole genome shotgun sequence genome contains the following:
- the prph2b gene encoding peripherin-2b isoform X1, translating to MPFMPVKFNLQKRVKLAQGLWMLYWLSVIVGILIFSLGIFFKIELRKRSEMMDNNESHLVPNLLILLGMLACGVNAFGGKVCHDSLDPVKFAKWKPMLKPYLLLCCGFNALLLLTALLCFLMQFAMYLTLAEGLKNGIKFYKDTDTPGRCFMKRTLDMTQIEFRCCGNNNFRDWFEVQWISNRYLDMSNDEVKDRVLSNVEGKYLMDSVPFSCCNPGSPRPCLQHHLTNNSAHYDYDHRTEELNIWTRGCREALFSYYSGMMTSIGALVIATIILESVDMAGLKYLCTALETMTDPENPECESEGWLLEKGVKETFTELLAKLKTLGKTNQVEEGGDGPEATT from the exons ATGCCGTTCATGCCAGTGAAGTTCAACCTGCAGAAGCGGGTGAAGCTGGCTCAGGGTCTATGGATGCTCTACTGGCTCTCAGTCATCGTGGGAATCCTCATCTTCAGCCTCGGCATCTTCTTCAAGATCGAGCTGCGGAAGAGAAGCGAGATGATGGACAACAACGAGAGCCATTTAGTGCCCAACCTGCTGATCCTGTTGGGTATGTTGGCCTGCGGGGTCAACGCCTTTGGGGGAAAGGTGTGCCACGACTCTCTGGACCCGGTCAAGTTCGCAAAGTGGAAGCCGATGCTGAAGCCAtacctgctgctctgctgtggcTTCAAcgccctgctgctgctgacggCACTGCTCTGCTTCCTCATGCAGTTTGCCATGTACCTGACCCTGGCTGAGGGCCTGAAGAACGGCATCAAGTTCTACAAGGACACAGACACGCCGGGACGCTGCTTCATGAAGAGGACGCTGGACATGACTCAGATCGAGTTTCGCTGCTGCGGTAACAACAACTTTAGGGACTGGTTTGAGGTGCAGTGGATCAGCAATCGCTACCTGGACATGAGCAACGATGAGGTCAAAGA TCGTGTCCTCAGTAACGTGGAGGGGAAGTACCTGATGGACAGCGTCCCGTTTAGCTGCTGTAACCCCGGGTCCCCTCGGCCCtgcctccagcaccacctgACCAATAACTCCGCCCACTACGACTACGACCACCGCACCGAGGAGCTCAACATCTGGACCCGGGGCTGCCGCGAGGCCCTCTTCTCCTACTACAGTGGCATGATGACCAGCATCGGGGCGCTTGTCATCGCCACCATCATCCTGGAG TCGGTGGACATGGCGGGATTGAAGTACCTGTGCACGGCTCTGGAGACGATGACGGACCCGGAGAACCCGGAGTGTGAGAGTGAGGGCTGGCTGCTGGAGAAAGGCGTGAAGGAGACATTCACCGAGCTGCTGGCCAAGCTGAAGACGCTGGGGAAGACCAACCAGGTGGAGGAGGGCGGGGACGGGCCAGAGGCCACCACCTGA
- the prph2b gene encoding peripherin-2b isoform X4 yields the protein MPFMPVKFNLQKRVKLAQGLWMLYWLSVIVGILIFSLGIFFKIELRKRSEMMDNNESHLVPNLLILLGMLACGVNAFGGKVCHDSLDPVKFAKWKPMLKPYLLLCCGFNALLLLTALLCFLMQFAMYLTLAEGLKNGIKFYKDTDTPGRCFMKRTLDMTQIEFRCCGNNNFRDWFEVQWISNRYLDMSNDEVKDRVLSNVEGKYLMDSVPFSCCNPGSPRPCLQHHLTNNSAHYDYDHRTEELNIWTRGCREALFSYYSGMMTSIGALVIATIILEISHLDWKYFSITIFVVLTQR from the exons ATGCCGTTCATGCCAGTGAAGTTCAACCTGCAGAAGCGGGTGAAGCTGGCTCAGGGTCTATGGATGCTCTACTGGCTCTCAGTCATCGTGGGAATCCTCATCTTCAGCCTCGGCATCTTCTTCAAGATCGAGCTGCGGAAGAGAAGCGAGATGATGGACAACAACGAGAGCCATTTAGTGCCCAACCTGCTGATCCTGTTGGGTATGTTGGCCTGCGGGGTCAACGCCTTTGGGGGAAAGGTGTGCCACGACTCTCTGGACCCGGTCAAGTTCGCAAAGTGGAAGCCGATGCTGAAGCCAtacctgctgctctgctgtggcTTCAAcgccctgctgctgctgacggCACTGCTCTGCTTCCTCATGCAGTTTGCCATGTACCTGACCCTGGCTGAGGGCCTGAAGAACGGCATCAAGTTCTACAAGGACACAGACACGCCGGGACGCTGCTTCATGAAGAGGACGCTGGACATGACTCAGATCGAGTTTCGCTGCTGCGGTAACAACAACTTTAGGGACTGGTTTGAGGTGCAGTGGATCAGCAATCGCTACCTGGACATGAGCAACGATGAGGTCAAAGA TCGTGTCCTCAGTAACGTGGAGGGGAAGTACCTGATGGACAGCGTCCCGTTTAGCTGCTGTAACCCCGGGTCCCCTCGGCCCtgcctccagcaccacctgACCAATAACTCCGCCCACTACGACTACGACCACCGCACCGAGGAGCTCAACATCTGGACCCGGGGCTGCCGCGAGGCCCTCTTCTCCTACTACAGTGGCATGATGACCAGCATCGGGGCGCTTGTCATCGCCACCATCATCCTGGAG ATATCTCATCTAGACTGGAAATACTTTTCCATCACCATTTTTGTGGTTCTGACAcaaagatga
- the prph2b gene encoding peripherin-2b isoform X2: MPFMPVKFNLQKRVKLAQGLWMLYWLSVIVGILIFSLGIFFKIELRKRSEMMDNNESHLVPNLLILLGMLACGVNAFGGKVCHDSLDPVKFAKWKPMLKPYLLLCCGFNALLLLTALLCFLMQFAMYLTLAEGLKNGIKFYKDTDTPGRCFMKRTLDMTQIEFRCCGNNNFRDWFEVQWISNRYLDMSNDEVKDRVLSNVEGKYLMDSVPFSCCNPGSPRPCLQHHLTNNSAHYDYDHRTEELNIWTRGCREALFSYYSGMMTSIGALVIATIILEDWSTVSPAAETAISRRAPKPHWQSTGLRSLERTRCL, from the exons ATGCCGTTCATGCCAGTGAAGTTCAACCTGCAGAAGCGGGTGAAGCTGGCTCAGGGTCTATGGATGCTCTACTGGCTCTCAGTCATCGTGGGAATCCTCATCTTCAGCCTCGGCATCTTCTTCAAGATCGAGCTGCGGAAGAGAAGCGAGATGATGGACAACAACGAGAGCCATTTAGTGCCCAACCTGCTGATCCTGTTGGGTATGTTGGCCTGCGGGGTCAACGCCTTTGGGGGAAAGGTGTGCCACGACTCTCTGGACCCGGTCAAGTTCGCAAAGTGGAAGCCGATGCTGAAGCCAtacctgctgctctgctgtggcTTCAAcgccctgctgctgctgacggCACTGCTCTGCTTCCTCATGCAGTTTGCCATGTACCTGACCCTGGCTGAGGGCCTGAAGAACGGCATCAAGTTCTACAAGGACACAGACACGCCGGGACGCTGCTTCATGAAGAGGACGCTGGACATGACTCAGATCGAGTTTCGCTGCTGCGGTAACAACAACTTTAGGGACTGGTTTGAGGTGCAGTGGATCAGCAATCGCTACCTGGACATGAGCAACGATGAGGTCAAAGA TCGTGTCCTCAGTAACGTGGAGGGGAAGTACCTGATGGACAGCGTCCCGTTTAGCTGCTGTAACCCCGGGTCCCCTCGGCCCtgcctccagcaccacctgACCAATAACTCCGCCCACTACGACTACGACCACCGCACCGAGGAGCTCAACATCTGGACCCGGGGCTGCCGCGAGGCCCTCTTCTCCTACTACAGTGGCATGATGACCAGCATCGGGGCGCTTGTCATCGCCACCATCATCCTGGAG GATTGGTCGACCGTTTCTCCAGCTGCAGAAACAGCCATTAGCAGGCGTGCTCCAAAACCCCACTGGCAAAGTACCGGGTTAAGGTCGTTAGAGAGAACACGCTGCTTGTGA
- the prph2b gene encoding peripherin-2b isoform X3 has translation MPFMPVKFNLQKRVKLAQGLWMLYWLSVIVGILIFSLGIFFKIELRKRSEMMDNNESHLVPNLLILLGMLACGVNAFGGKVCHDSLDPVKFAKWKPMLKPYLLLCCGFNALLLLTALLCFLMQFAMYLTLAEGLKNGIKFYKDTDTPGRCFMKRTLDMTQIEFRCCGNNNFRDWFEVQWISNRYLDMSNDEVKDRVLSNVEGKYLMDSVPFSCCNPGSPRPCLQHHLTNNSAHYDYDHRTEELNIWTRGCREALFSYYSGMMTSIGALVIATIILELQISHLDWKYFSITIFVVLTQR, from the exons ATGCCGTTCATGCCAGTGAAGTTCAACCTGCAGAAGCGGGTGAAGCTGGCTCAGGGTCTATGGATGCTCTACTGGCTCTCAGTCATCGTGGGAATCCTCATCTTCAGCCTCGGCATCTTCTTCAAGATCGAGCTGCGGAAGAGAAGCGAGATGATGGACAACAACGAGAGCCATTTAGTGCCCAACCTGCTGATCCTGTTGGGTATGTTGGCCTGCGGGGTCAACGCCTTTGGGGGAAAGGTGTGCCACGACTCTCTGGACCCGGTCAAGTTCGCAAAGTGGAAGCCGATGCTGAAGCCAtacctgctgctctgctgtggcTTCAAcgccctgctgctgctgacggCACTGCTCTGCTTCCTCATGCAGTTTGCCATGTACCTGACCCTGGCTGAGGGCCTGAAGAACGGCATCAAGTTCTACAAGGACACAGACACGCCGGGACGCTGCTTCATGAAGAGGACGCTGGACATGACTCAGATCGAGTTTCGCTGCTGCGGTAACAACAACTTTAGGGACTGGTTTGAGGTGCAGTGGATCAGCAATCGCTACCTGGACATGAGCAACGATGAGGTCAAAGA TCGTGTCCTCAGTAACGTGGAGGGGAAGTACCTGATGGACAGCGTCCCGTTTAGCTGCTGTAACCCCGGGTCCCCTCGGCCCtgcctccagcaccacctgACCAATAACTCCGCCCACTACGACTACGACCACCGCACCGAGGAGCTCAACATCTGGACCCGGGGCTGCCGCGAGGCCCTCTTCTCCTACTACAGTGGCATGATGACCAGCATCGGGGCGCTTGTCATCGCCACCATCATCCTGGAG TTGCAGATATCTCATCTAGACTGGAAATACTTTTCCATCACCATTTTTGTGGTTCTGACAcaaagatga
- the LOC120796647 gene encoding uncharacterized protein LOC120796647 gives MDMTVKQQLLETLQDLGDEELKHLQNAELVDGFTAIKKYRLEKVDRLKTMDLMVGFLSSQSSSLRELDLSNNKLQDSGVKLLSAGLESPHCTLETLSVSGCQITEEGCASLVSALRSNPSYLRELDLSYIHPGDTGVKLLSAGLEDPHWRLDTLRLESGGVRWLRPGLRKYFCELTLDTNTINRNLRLSDNNRRVTYVRKDLAYPDHPDRFTYWSQLLRGTGLTGRCYWEVERSGGFDISVSYRGVRRGCSKDCRFGENDQSWSLDCSDDDGRYSVRHNNRVTSIISSSSSSSSSSVSHRVAVYVDCPADALSFYRVSSDTLIHLRTFNTTFAEPLYPGFGFLLFDSSVSLCSV, from the exons ATGGACATGACTgtaaagcagcagctgctggaaacGTTGCAGGATTTGGGAGATGAAGAGCTGAAACACCTGCAAAATGCTGAGTTAGTGGACGGTTTCACAGCCATCAAAAAGTACCGTCTGGAGAAGGtggacagactgaaaacaaTGGATTTGATGGTTGGAT TCCTAAGCTCCCAGTCCTCTAGTCTGAGAGAGCTGGACCTGAGTAACAACAAACTGCAGGAttcaggagtgaagctgctgtctgctggactggagagtCCACACTGTACACTGGAAACTCTCAG tgtgtcaggcTGTCAGATCACAGAGGAAGGCTGTGCTTCTCTGGTCTCAGCTCTGAGATCCAACCCCTCCTATCTGAGAGAGCTGGACCTGAGCTACATTCATCCAGGAGACAcaggagtgaagctgctgtctgctggactggagGATCCACACTGGAGACTGGACACTCTCAG GTTGGAGTCTGGTGGAGTCCGATGGTTGAGACCAGGTCTGAGGAAGT ATTTCTGTGAACTCACACTcgacacaaacacaataaacagaAACCTCAGACTGTCGGACAACAACAGGAGGGTGACATATGTGAGAAAGGATCTGGCATATCCTGATCATCCAGACAGATTTACCTACTGGTCTCAGCTGCTGCGTGGAACTGGTCTGACTGGTCGCTGTTACTGGGAGGTGGAGCGGAGCGGAGGGTTTGATATATCAGTCAGTTACAGAGGAGTCAGGAGAGGATGCAGTAAAGACTGCAGGTTTGGAGAGAATGATCAGTCCTGGAGTCTGGACTGCTCTGATGATGATGGTCGTTACTCTGTCAGGCACAATAACAGAGTAACATccatcatctcctcctcttcctcttcgtcctcgtcctctgtctctcacagagTAGCAGTGTATGTGGACTGTCCTGCCGATGCTCTGTCCTTCTACAGAGTCTCCTCTGACACATTGATCCACCTCCGCACCTTCAACACCACATTCGCAGAACCTCTTTACCCCGGGTTTGGGTTCTTGCTGTTTGACTcctcagtgtctctgtgttcaGTGTAG